A segment of the Candidatus Nitrososphaera gargensis Ga9.2 genome:
TGCCGCAAGCAAGCTGAGGATAACGAGCTTTAGAAAAGGTGTTGGAGAAGGGCTTGCAACTGGGATGATTGCATTTGCCGTGCTGTTCATTCCGATAAGCATGTTTGTCATGTCGCCAGTGCTTGTACAAATGATGATGCAGATGGATCTATCACTAACACAACAGCAAGCTATGAGCGTGTTGCAGCAAGGAATTCCATTGATGATTGGCATAGGTATCCTTGAACATTTGGTGTATGGTGCTGTGCTTGGGGCTGTGACATCGGCACTTATGTTAAAAGTAAAAAGAGTTAGGAAAGAACAAGAATATACAGCAAGACTTGGCACTGGCACTACTAAAGAAGAGGGAACAACCAACTATGAATGTATGGCATGTAATCGTAAATTTGGCAGCTTGGAAGAAATTAATGACCACATTAAAACAGTGCACCATAGGATAGCGGCATGATGGCCTTCTCCGACTTTTGCTCCTCTTTAGCTTCTGATCTTTGGGTCTGCTTGCGGAATCTTTCCACAGCTTTTCCTCTCTTCAAATGGGCGAACGAGAGAAATAATTTAGGGACGTGCTGAAAGAAAGACAAGATCTGGGCTTATCACTTAGTTTCCGAGACTATGTTTTGCTTCTTATCTCTGTCCGCCTGTTCCTTCCAGCTTCTCTTAGAGATTCCTTATCTTCGGCTCTGGCTTCGCCGCCTTTCTTACCTATCTCGCTGTAAAACTCAACCTCTCTCTTCGGCAACTTTCTCGCCGCCCTTGCGTCCAGCCTCTGCCAAGCTTTCTGGATCTTGAGCTCTTGCCTTTCCACCTTTTCTAGCTACTCTTTCCTTTCAAACCTCTTTTTTCTGATGACATATACCGGCTATGCGGCAAGGTATTAATTGACTTTAGTAGATGAAGAAGTCGAACTGCAAATTTAGAACAACAGGCTGTTGACCGATCTCAGATTGTAAATCAAAAAGAGCTAGGCTGAAAAAGGTCTCTGTTTATTGTTGGTTGATGGTTTTGTATCGGGCATCTCGAGATGTGCTTTCCTAACCGAATAGAGTACAAGGCCACCATTGATATTTTCTATTATTTATTCTTGGAAGCAAAAGCAATAGAAAGAGGTATGCATGTGCATACAACTCTTATTAGCTATGCTCAGCTGGTAAATTTTGAGACAAAATGGCTGCTACATATAGACCAAAAACGTTTACATGCAAAAAAGACGGCAAGCAGTTCGACAGTTTGGCTGACCTGCAGAAGCATATTACTATTGAGCATTTGCAAAAAGGAGAGGTTACTTCGCCAGACGCAATAACAAAAATAGATTAAACACCGCCTTGTTTAACTATAGAAGCTACTTCTAACTTATATTTATGAATCTTCTTGCTGCTCCTTTGTATGTATTGTCACATTGTCTCAGGCTCATCCTTTAACTTGTTGTCAAACGTGGGTCCTTGTTTTCTTTCGACAGCCGATATTGACAGTGCTAATGTAAATTGTATATTTGTAACTGCGGTTATTGCCGATCGTCCAAAAAAGGGCAAGAGACAAAGGTAAAAGAAAAAAGAGTTGGACACTTCTTTTCTAACTAGTCTGCATTCTCAATGTACATCCTGTTTCCTATTCTGTAGTGGATCTCGTCTATGTAGTACGCAGTGTCGACTACTGGTGACGACAGGTTTGCGCCACACACCGGAACTCCTTCTGTCTCTTGTTGCTCCTCTTCTTCTATTAAGAGACTCATTGGTAGCATGAATCACATCAAATGATAAGAACGTGTTGTATCAATGTACAAGAAAAGTTTTAGATTGTTTTGACTTTTTAGATAAAGATTGGGAGTCCTGCAGAGTTCATCATCTATTGCTCGCAGCATGTGATAGAAAACTCTATATCTTCATCTAGAGAGGAA
Coding sequences within it:
- a CDS encoding KGG domain-containing protein; protein product: MERQELKIQKAWQRLDARAARKLPKREVEFYSEIGKKGGEARAEDKESLREAGRNRRTEIRSKT